In a genomic window of Quercus lobata isolate SW786 chromosome 4, ValleyOak3.0 Primary Assembly, whole genome shotgun sequence:
- the LOC115985076 gene encoding aspartic proteinase CDR1-like, whose translation MDLIHRDSPNSPFYNASETHSQHVAKALHCSINRLNRFKPTSSVPPNSLQADFISDSGEYLLNYSIGCGHNNNDTGESKASTGIVGLGGDKASLVSQLHSSIGGKFSYCLVPSIYPQDNTSSRLSFGSHAVVSGFGTVSTPLEYERSDTFYNLTLEAMSVGSKRL comes from the exons ATGGATCTCATCCACCGTGACTCTCCCAACTCTCCCTTCTACAATGCTTCAGAAACTCATTCGCAGCACGTAGCCAAGGCCTTGCACTGTTCCATTAACCGTCTCAATCGTTTTAAGCCAACTTCTTCAGTCCCTCCCAATTCACTCCAAGCAGATTTTATCTCAGATTCCGGCGAATACCTCTTGAACTACTCCATTG GGTGTGGACACAATAATAATGACACTGGTGAAAGCAAAGCATCTACTGGCATTGTTGGCCTTGGAGGCGACAAGGCTTCCCTTGTGTCCCAGTTGCATTCTTCAATTGGTGGGAAGTTCTCATACTGCTTGGTGCCATCTATTTATCCCCAAGACAATACCTCAAGCAGATTGAGTTTTGGTAGTCATGCGGTGGTTTCGGGTTTTGGAACCGTGTCGACTCCCTTAGAATACGAACGATCAGACACCTTCTACAACCTAACACTCGAAGCAATGAGTGTTGGCAGCAAAAGATTGTAG